The following proteins are co-located in the Desulfoscipio sp. XC116 genome:
- a CDS encoding 2Fe-2S iron-sulfur cluster-binding protein translates to MAETVTLTIDGREIRAAQGEILLWVALDNDIYIPHLCADREEAHPTASCRLCFVEVEGRPAPVPACTLPVTEGLVVKTRGPQVDSLVAAGFELIMSNHRLDCKNCPANGNCELQRIAKARKLRLKPKNLPVLDKNLPVDDSAANIIYDPNKCVLCGQCVRACRRSGNGTLGFARRGYLRVVTTFGNIPLGESSCTNCGACVKVCPVGALTDKQ, encoded by the coding sequence ATGGCAGAAACAGTAACTTTAACCATCGACGGTCGCGAGATTCGCGCCGCACAGGGTGAAATACTGCTCTGGGTGGCCCTGGACAACGATATATATATTCCCCACCTGTGCGCGGACCGGGAAGAAGCACATCCTACCGCCTCGTGCAGGCTGTGTTTCGTAGAGGTAGAAGGCCGTCCCGCACCGGTGCCCGCCTGTACGCTGCCGGTTACCGAAGGCTTGGTGGTAAAAACTCGCGGCCCGCAGGTAGATAGTTTGGTGGCCGCGGGATTCGAGCTGATCATGTCCAACCACCGGCTGGACTGTAAAAACTGCCCGGCCAACGGCAACTGCGAACTGCAGCGCATCGCCAAAGCCCGCAAGCTGCGCCTGAAACCTAAAAACCTGCCGGTGCTGGATAAAAATCTCCCGGTGGATGACAGCGCCGCCAATATTATTTACGACCCCAACAAATGCGTGCTTTGCGGCCAGTGCGTCCGGGCTTGCCGGCGCAGCGGCAACGGCACACTGGGGTTTGCCCGGCGCGGCTACTTGCGAGTGGTGACCACCTTTGGCAACATCCCCTTGGGCGAGAGCAGTTGCACAAACTGCGGCGCATGTGTCAAGGTTTGCCCGGTGGGGGCGCTGACTGATAAACAATAA
- a CDS encoding NADH-quinone oxidoreductase subunit NuoF yields MSNQNTDAAAAFAKLQEQARKDWALLREKPLILIGAATCGRAAGALSLLEEVRNELADLKMDAHVLEVGCMGHCYAEPIMIIYNEGFPPICYGYVTEGVGARIVRDFLTEGDPGIEFALAALEPNDMFPTFADFPRGIHENKIVLEQCGFIDPQNIDHYIATGGYTALTKALEMTPGEIITAIKESGLRGRGGAGFPTGVKWQTCLSAAGTTKYVICNADEGDPGAFMDRTILESNPHLMIEGLAIAARAVGAAKGYVYIRAEYPLAVERVALAIEQARGKGLLGASILGSDYSLDIEIFQGSGAFVCGEESALIASMEGEPGIPRHRPPFPAQAGLWGKPTVINNVKSLSYVPHIIKNGAAWFTGIGSEKNPGTAIFALAGKIVNTGLAEVPMSTTLNELINEVGSGIAEGKKFKAVQIGGPSGGCLPESAMDTPIDFDSLTQAGAMMGSGGMVVLDEDDCMVEIARFFLDFTQQESCGKCTFCRLGTKHMLDILERITKGQGKPEDIDTLTELASKVKAGSLCSLGKTAPNPVLSTIKYFREEYEAHINEGRCPAKMCKDLIAYYILPDKCERSCDACVGSCPVEAIHDNEDRIKVIDQEKCVKCDSCVVACPPQYKAVVKLSPPHLVEEKDKEYREGKQKWQKQ; encoded by the coding sequence ATGAGTAACCAAAATACCGACGCTGCAGCAGCATTTGCCAAACTACAGGAACAGGCCCGGAAAGACTGGGCACTTTTAAGGGAAAAACCATTAATATTAATTGGCGCCGCCACCTGTGGAAGGGCCGCGGGCGCACTGAGCCTGCTGGAAGAGGTTAGAAATGAGTTGGCTGACCTGAAAATGGATGCCCATGTGCTGGAAGTAGGCTGCATGGGGCACTGTTATGCCGAACCCATTATGATCATTTATAATGAAGGTTTTCCGCCCATTTGCTATGGTTATGTAACCGAGGGGGTCGGAGCCAGAATAGTACGCGATTTTCTAACCGAGGGCGACCCCGGAATTGAATTTGCCCTGGCGGCCCTGGAACCCAACGACATGTTTCCCACCTTTGCCGATTTTCCCCGGGGCATCCATGAGAACAAGATAGTGCTGGAACAATGCGGTTTTATTGATCCTCAGAATATAGATCACTACATTGCCACCGGAGGCTATACAGCGTTAACCAAGGCGCTGGAAATGACACCCGGGGAAATCATCACCGCTATTAAAGAATCCGGGCTGCGTGGGCGCGGCGGAGCCGGGTTTCCCACGGGCGTCAAATGGCAAACCTGTTTAAGCGCCGCGGGCACGACAAAATACGTGATTTGCAATGCGGACGAAGGTGATCCCGGTGCTTTCATGGACCGGACCATATTGGAATCCAACCCGCACCTGATGATTGAGGGACTGGCCATCGCGGCCCGGGCCGTGGGCGCTGCCAAGGGTTACGTCTATATCAGAGCCGAATATCCGCTGGCGGTGGAACGGGTAGCCCTGGCGATCGAACAAGCCCGGGGCAAAGGCCTTTTGGGCGCTAGTATCTTAGGCAGTGATTATAGTTTGGACATAGAAATATTCCAGGGCTCGGGGGCTTTCGTATGCGGCGAGGAATCAGCACTGATCGCCTCCATGGAAGGTGAGCCCGGTATACCCAGGCACCGCCCGCCTTTCCCGGCCCAGGCCGGATTGTGGGGCAAGCCCACGGTAATCAATAATGTTAAATCACTTTCCTATGTACCGCACATTATTAAAAACGGCGCGGCCTGGTTTACCGGCATCGGCTCGGAGAAGAACCCGGGCACGGCTATTTTTGCCCTGGCCGGCAAGATAGTAAACACCGGGCTGGCCGAAGTACCCATGAGCACCACTTTGAACGAATTAATCAACGAAGTGGGAAGCGGCATTGCAGAAGGCAAAAAGTTCAAGGCAGTGCAAATCGGCGGTCCCTCCGGCGGCTGCCTGCCCGAATCGGCCATGGACACTCCCATTGACTTCGACTCCCTGACTCAGGCGGGGGCCATGATGGGCTCCGGCGGCATGGTGGTGCTGGATGAAGACGATTGCATGGTGGAGATCGCCCGGTTTTTCCTGGACTTTACTCAGCAAGAATCATGCGGCAAGTGCACATTCTGCCGTTTGGGCACTAAGCACATGCTGGATATTCTTGAGAGAATTACCAAGGGACAGGGTAAGCCGGAAGACATCGACACCCTTACGGAGCTGGCCTCCAAAGTCAAGGCCGGTTCCCTGTGCAGCCTGGGTAAGACAGCCCCCAACCCGGTGCTGAGCACAATCAAATATTTCCGGGAAGAGTACGAGGCTCACATCAATGAAGGCCGCTGCCCGGCCAAGATGTGCAAAGACCTGATTGCCTACTACATTTTGCCGGATAAATGCGAGCGTTCCTGCGACGCCTGTGTCGGCAGCTGTCCGGTGGAAGCCATTCACGACAATGAGGACCGGATCAAGGTTATCGACCAGGAAAAATGCGTCAAGTGCGACAGCTGTGTGGTGGCCTGTCCGCCCCAATACAAGGCCGTGGTTAAACTGTCACCGCCTCACCTGGTTGAGGAAAAGGATAAGGAGTACAGGGAGGGGAAACAAAAATGGCAGAAACAGTAA
- a CDS encoding carbohydrate-binding protein gives MQSWNDAEKGVEVRPTFGNQVNICYSGLLSKSGADQIYLHCGYRDPNNWQESFTTNMDRSPGGWEKNVPMKNHTLTFCFKDSADNWDNNNGHNWIARV, from the coding sequence TTGCAAAGTTGGAATGATGCGGAAAAAGGGGTTGAAGTTAGACCTACTTTCGGGAATCAAGTTAATATTTGCTACTCCGGCTTGCTTAGTAAATCGGGTGCCGACCAGATTTATCTGCATTGCGGTTACCGTGACCCAAATAACTGGCAGGAATCATTTACTACAAATATGGACCGTTCACCCGGAGGGTGGGAGAAAAATGTGCCCATGAAAAATCATACCCTTACTTTTTGCTTCAAAGACAGTGCCGATAATTGGGATAATAACAACGGCCATAATTGGATTGCCAGAGTCTAA
- the pheA gene encoding prephenate dehydratase, with protein MRTLGYLGPRGTFSHTAALHYADMHGYTLICCASLDAVVQKVASKELTCGIVPVENSLGGTVGETLDLLTVTEGAWVIAELLLHIEQHLLACPGVTLADIKKVYSHPQALAQCRCFLKRRLPDTPVIETASTAAAALKVAGAEDAALAAVGSQSAAAAYGLQILHADIQDNDANTTRFLVLGSEEAVFSGPAKTSLVLALRDGPGALYRILRPLAQRAINLTRIESRPSGGKLGDYIFFIDFEGRTDCPEVSDAIQELKNNSLWLKLLGCYPNDVKETRPGHREAVQSIDLPGLRSQIDAVDAEVLHLLSIRQQLVEQVAAFKSKDAVVDMHREEQILQRVKKMARRKDIDPEMVEVIYRQIFKGAVRRQMELLMSCR; from the coding sequence ATGCGCACATTGGGTTATCTGGGACCCCGAGGTACCTTTTCACACACTGCCGCTCTGCATTACGCCGATATGCACGGGTATACTCTCATATGCTGCGCAAGTCTGGATGCGGTTGTGCAAAAAGTCGCGTCCAAAGAGTTAACCTGCGGTATTGTGCCGGTGGAAAATTCCTTGGGCGGTACGGTGGGGGAAACGCTGGATTTGTTAACCGTTACGGAAGGAGCATGGGTTATTGCGGAATTATTGCTGCATATAGAACAACATCTGTTGGCGTGTCCGGGGGTAACTTTGGCGGATATAAAAAAAGTATATTCGCACCCCCAGGCACTGGCTCAGTGCCGCTGTTTTTTGAAACGGCGGCTGCCGGATACGCCTGTTATCGAAACGGCCAGCACCGCGGCAGCGGCGCTAAAAGTAGCCGGCGCTGAAGATGCGGCGCTGGCGGCGGTGGGCTCGCAAAGTGCGGCTGCCGCTTATGGGTTACAGATATTGCATGCTGATATTCAAGATAACGACGCCAATACAACCAGGTTTTTAGTACTGGGAAGTGAGGAAGCGGTTTTCAGCGGGCCGGCGAAAACATCGCTGGTGCTGGCCCTGCGGGATGGCCCGGGTGCCCTCTACCGAATTCTGAGGCCGCTGGCGCAGAGGGCTATAAATCTGACGCGTATAGAGTCCAGGCCTTCCGGCGGCAAACTTGGTGATTACATCTTTTTTATCGATTTTGAGGGGCGCACTGATTGTCCGGAAGTTAGCGATGCCATTCAGGAATTAAAAAATAATAGTTTATGGTTAAAACTATTAGGCTGTTATCCTAACGATGTAAAAGAAACCCGGCCCGGGCATCGGGAAGCGGTACAGTCGATTGATTTGCCCGGGCTGCGCAGTCAGATTGACGCGGTAGACGCTGAAGTATTGCATTTATTATCCATACGTCAGCAACTGGTCGAGCAAGTGGCGGCATTTAAAAGTAAAGATGCGGTAGTGGATATGCATAGGGAAGAGCAGATTTTGCAGCGTGTGAAAAAAATGGCCCGCCGGAAGGATATTGATCCGGAAATGGTGGAAGTAATATACAGGCAAATATTTAAGGGAGCGGTGCGCCGGCAGATGGAATTGCTCATGTCATGCCGGTAA
- the nuoE gene encoding NADH-quinone oxidoreductase subunit NuoE, whose amino-acid sequence MKITEEEKKIAIATTQQLLSAYDDSRGSLIPVLQQVQNKLGYVPAVAMEEVAAHFNIPDVDVYGIITFYNQFRLTPPGKRQVKICMGTACHMRGAHIIQESWERRLNIKMGETTEDREYSLERVACVGCCTMAPVVLINEEVHGKITPTRVDGLIFAHQLDKQKAKEGAAQDE is encoded by the coding sequence ATGAAAATAACCGAAGAGGAAAAGAAAATAGCTATTGCCACAACCCAACAATTGCTGTCAGCATATGATGACAGTCGGGGCAGCTTAATACCCGTATTGCAGCAAGTGCAAAACAAACTGGGTTATGTGCCGGCGGTGGCCATGGAAGAAGTGGCCGCTCATTTCAATATTCCGGACGTGGATGTTTACGGAATAATCACCTTTTATAATCAGTTTCGACTCACCCCGCCGGGCAAAAGACAGGTCAAAATTTGCATGGGTACGGCCTGCCATATGCGGGGCGCCCATATTATCCAGGAATCCTGGGAGCGCCGCCTCAACATCAAGATGGGCGAAACCACCGAAGACCGGGAATACAGCCTGGAGCGAGTGGCCTGTGTGGGCTGCTGCACCATGGCCCCGGTAGTGCTGATCAATGAAGAGGTGCACGGCAAAATAACTCCCACCAGGGTAGACGGGCTGATATTTGCCCACCAACTGGATAAGCAGAAAGCGAAAGAAGGTGCTGCCCAAGATGAGTAA
- a CDS encoding bifunctional nuclease family protein, with translation MIVKVKGIAYDMSGSPIILLTDPTEQRVLPIWVGLLEAHSIALAMEGIPKNRPMTHDITLTICNTLGASITGVEICDLKDNTYFAELYISSGKDKYLIDVRPSDAIALALRAGLPINISQSLQGQMLDIQEIIDEDAKKVLEELSDNLLDEYKKSLH, from the coding sequence ATGATCGTTAAAGTAAAAGGAATCGCTTATGACATGTCGGGCAGCCCTATAATACTGCTTACCGACCCAACGGAACAAAGAGTATTGCCTATCTGGGTCGGGCTTTTGGAAGCCCATTCAATTGCCTTAGCCATGGAAGGGATCCCCAAAAACCGCCCGATGACTCATGATATAACTCTTACTATTTGCAATACTCTGGGCGCCAGCATAACCGGCGTTGAAATATGCGATTTAAAAGATAACACCTATTTTGCCGAGCTATATATTTCATCCGGTAAAGATAAATATCTAATTGATGTTCGCCCAAGCGACGCCATTGCTCTGGCACTCAGGGCGGGATTACCCATTAATATTTCCCAATCACTGCAAGGTCAAATGCTGGATATTCAAGAAATAATCGATGAGGACGCCAAAAAGGTTCTGGAAGAACTATCTGATAATTTACTTGATGAATATAAAAAATCGTTACATTAA
- a CDS encoding phage holin family protein — protein sequence MNWLLTFLLNSLAIVLADRLLEGIRLSGIIPALMAGAALGVVNTFLRPVLMLLTFPLTLFSLGLFIFIVNAITFTIAAWLVPGFDILSFGGAFWGAVVTGIISWLLNLLFQKKG from the coding sequence ATGAATTGGTTGCTGACTTTTTTATTAAACTCGCTGGCCATTGTACTGGCCGATCGCTTGCTGGAAGGCATCCGTTTATCCGGAATCATACCGGCGCTGATGGCCGGAGCGGCACTAGGCGTAGTTAATACATTCTTACGTCCGGTACTCATGCTGCTGACCTTCCCCTTAACTTTATTCAGCTTGGGATTGTTTATCTTTATCGTCAACGCTATTACTTTTACTATCGCCGCCTGGTTGGTACCCGGATTTGATATACTAAGTTTCGGCGGTGCCTTCTGGGGCGCAGTGGTCACCGGCATAATCAGCTGGCTGCTTAATTTGCTCTTTCAGAAAAAAGGTTAA
- a CDS encoding GAF domain-containing sensor histidine kinase, which translates to MPVTKEQSNNGGLSPRELSVLLEISRVITSSLPLKNIFEVIHAYLDKIVNVKIGVLYIREKGRLNLKVGVGVDEKILVPLGKRAGTNFLLKKIKATGRTWRSTQIMDLNHLIKHPFYIHVLSKMGVLYTAGAPIREGNQILGSVHWGREETAGDFSDRDIQLLEIVANLLAPTIKNIKIRQTSWQVEGVIGLDNGRNGDNRHAAGENHQDQKLEVLSSVSTVMAKELRHPLSNLKMSFYSLARNFTSGVMAQQDLEQMDRSIKNMDKTISFLLNLSHDLNLNREWLDVNDLLDEVLETLGPIMDPDIVVIKDYAPLVKLFLDREKMHAVFGNIMENALDAMPGGGRLRIITTEDQGRNYIIVEDSGLGVAREIQHSIFEPFVSTKSNGVGLGLTVCKKVVESHGGKIMLRSNSGKGTAVCIDMPVKQQNTSEKL; encoded by the coding sequence TTGCCTGTAACCAAGGAACAATCTAATAATGGCGGGCTTTCGCCTCGGGAATTATCCGTACTTTTGGAAATTAGCAGGGTTATTACCTCCAGCTTGCCTTTAAAAAATATATTCGAGGTCATTCACGCTTATCTGGATAAAATCGTTAACGTAAAAATAGGTGTGCTGTATATCAGGGAAAAAGGTAGGCTGAACCTAAAAGTGGGGGTGGGTGTTGATGAAAAAATACTTGTCCCCCTGGGGAAAAGGGCCGGTACTAACTTTTTATTGAAAAAAATTAAAGCTACCGGCAGAACCTGGCGGTCTACGCAAATTATGGATTTGAATCACTTGATAAAACATCCCTTTTATATTCATGTGCTGTCTAAAATGGGTGTTCTATATACTGCCGGGGCTCCCATTCGTGAGGGAAATCAAATATTAGGCAGTGTCCACTGGGGCCGTGAGGAAACAGCCGGTGATTTTAGCGACAGGGATATACAGCTTCTGGAGATAGTCGCTAATTTGCTGGCCCCTACAATTAAAAACATTAAGATAAGACAGACCAGCTGGCAGGTTGAGGGGGTAATCGGGCTTGACAACGGTCGGAATGGTGATAATCGGCATGCAGCCGGTGAAAACCATCAAGACCAAAAATTGGAGGTTTTGAGCTCTGTATCCACCGTTATGGCCAAAGAATTACGACATCCGCTTTCCAATCTCAAGATGTCCTTTTATTCTCTGGCCAGGAATTTCACCTCCGGGGTTATGGCCCAGCAGGATTTGGAGCAGATGGACCGGTCGATTAAAAATATGGATAAAACCATTAGCTTTTTACTTAACCTTTCCCATGATCTTAATCTCAATCGGGAATGGCTGGATGTAAATGATTTACTGGATGAGGTTTTAGAAACGCTGGGTCCGATTATGGACCCGGATATAGTGGTTATAAAAGATTATGCTCCTTTAGTAAAGTTGTTTTTGGACCGGGAAAAAATGCACGCGGTTTTTGGCAATATTATGGAAAACGCTCTGGATGCCATGCCCGGCGGAGGGCGGCTGCGCATTATTACCACTGAGGACCAGGGAAGAAACTATATTATTGTTGAGGACAGCGGTTTGGGAGTAGCCAGGGAAATACAGCACAGTATATTTGAACCCTTTGTCAGCACTAAATCGAACGGTGTGGGGCTGGGGCTGACCGTTTGTAAAAAAGTTGTGGAATCACACGGGGGCAAAATAATGCTGCGCAGCAACTCGGGCAAGGGCACGGCAGTATGCATTGATATGCCCGTTAAACAGCAAAACACTTCTGAAAAGTTATAG
- a CDS encoding DVU0772 family protein produces the protein MDIFKEIKDEIFWDFRLENENKNRQPGYAFVIDVIDQTPRVALYIVKKHLSKTQTLPSGQQPPGEMLLNALQEQNANLKYDNIYNINREIRQWLEQNIF, from the coding sequence ATGGATATATTTAAGGAAATAAAGGATGAAATCTTTTGGGATTTCCGTTTGGAGAATGAAAATAAAAATAGGCAGCCGGGTTATGCCTTTGTTATAGATGTCATTGATCAGACCCCCCGGGTAGCCCTGTATATCGTTAAAAAACATTTAAGCAAGACCCAAACCCTGCCAAGCGGGCAGCAACCCCCCGGGGAAATGCTGCTTAACGCACTGCAAGAGCAAAATGCTAATTTAAAATATGATAATATCTACAACATTAATCGGGAAATACGCCAATGGCTGGAGCAAAATATTTTTTGA
- a CDS encoding carboxymuconolactone decarboxylase family protein, with the protein MAHGKKLYSVYESYRIFYKGLFTIRYMFKSKKKKELSPQFIERIMLAVTEVNNCAVCSYVHTKMALEKGMGDDEIRKILAGVMDDVPSDEVAAVMFAQHYADTGGNPAIESWQCIVETYGMSKAKGILGTICTIMLGNTYGIVWSSLFNRLRGKPDQRSNLLYEVSMIITGIIFLPIAFTHAIISVLLGMPVITFLKDT; encoded by the coding sequence ATGGCGCACGGCAAAAAGCTTTACTCGGTTTACGAATCTTACCGGATTTTTTATAAAGGACTATTTACGATACGGTATATGTTTAAGTCGAAGAAGAAAAAGGAGTTAAGTCCCCAATTTATTGAAAGGATCATGCTTGCGGTGACTGAAGTTAATAATTGTGCGGTATGTTCTTACGTGCACACAAAAATGGCTCTTGAGAAAGGGATGGGCGATGACGAGATCAGGAAAATATTAGCGGGGGTTATGGATGACGTACCCTCTGATGAAGTTGCGGCAGTGATGTTTGCACAGCATTATGCGGATACCGGAGGAAACCCTGCGATAGAGTCGTGGCAGTGTATTGTGGAAACGTATGGGATGTCTAAAGCGAAGGGCATTCTGGGCACGATTTGTACTATTATGTTGGGGAATACCTATGGTATTGTGTGGAGCTCTTTGTTTAACCGACTAAGAGGCAAGCCTGATCAAAGAAGCAATTTGCTGTATGAAGTTAGCATGATTATAACCGGCATTATATTCTTACCAATTGCTTTCACTCATGCTATTATTTCTGTTCTGCTAGGGATGCCGGTTATTACTTTTTTAAAAGACACTTAA
- a CDS encoding ATP-binding protein — translation MKDVYLRWFKGKVKKAITNYNMIGDGDRVAVGLSGGKDSMALLQVLYMIRREVPVSFVLHAIFINPGWPVDIDIMADFCRQREIPFTNKLTDIGEVVFSDRREKNPCALCANLRRGAINNTARDLGLNKLALGHHLDDAIETFMMSLIFTGQFKLFAPVTFMDRSGITLIRPMIYVTGKTVETFVERCNLPVVKSLCPANGKTKREEVKELVDLLNERYPELKTRFLTAFQTLDPHNLWPPMTDSRLRCAGADAGQKVIETDRGKGGEGN, via the coding sequence TTGAAGGACGTTTACCTGAGGTGGTTCAAGGGCAAAGTGAAGAAGGCTATAACCAATTACAATATGATCGGCGATGGGGACCGGGTGGCCGTGGGTTTGTCCGGAGGCAAAGACAGCATGGCGCTGCTGCAGGTACTTTATATGATCCGTCGGGAAGTGCCTGTGAGCTTTGTATTGCATGCCATATTCATCAACCCCGGGTGGCCGGTGGATATTGATATAATGGCCGATTTTTGCCGGCAAAGAGAAATTCCCTTTACCAATAAGTTAACTGATATCGGCGAGGTGGTTTTCAGTGATCGGCGGGAGAAAAACCCATGTGCATTGTGTGCTAACCTGCGCCGGGGAGCGATCAATAACACCGCCCGGGACTTAGGATTAAATAAGCTGGCTTTGGGCCATCATCTTGACGACGCTATTGAGACTTTTATGATGAGTTTGATTTTTACCGGCCAGTTCAAGCTGTTTGCTCCGGTGACCTTTATGGACCGCAGCGGTATCACCTTGATTCGTCCCATGATTTATGTCACCGGAAAGACTGTGGAAACTTTTGTCGAGCGCTGCAATCTGCCGGTGGTCAAGAGCCTTTGCCCCGCAAACGGAAAAACTAAACGGGAGGAAGTGAAAGAGCTGGTGGACTTATTAAACGAACGATATCCCGAACTTAAAACCCGGTTTTTGACGGCTTTTCAAACGCTGGATCCGCATAATTTATGGCCGCCTATGACCGATTCTCGTTTGCGCTGTGCTGGTGCGGATGCCGGGCAAAAGGTAATTGAAACTGATCGCGGCAAGGGGGGTGAAGGAAATTGA
- the aroF gene encoding 3-deoxy-7-phosphoheptulonate synthase: MVVVMKLNTNAEQIATLDNRLKAGGFQTHLIKGVKRIVIGAVGDRQHEDLSGLESMPGVEKVLRIMKPYKLVCREVQEEDTVLKVGGINIGGNKLTVIAGPCAVESKEQLLAAAYAVRRSGAGVLRGGAYKPRTSPYSFQGLEEEGVRLLAEVGAQTGLATVTEVVDEESLITAARYVDILQIGARNMQNFRLLRLAGQAGKPILLKRGLSATVEEWLMAAEYIVSAGNGEVILCERGIRTFENSTRNTLDLSAVALAKRLTHLPVIVDPSHATGKRELVGPMSRAAVAAGADGLIIEVHPDPAAALCDGHQSLEPDEFDRLMTKLRPLAAAMGREMR, from the coding sequence ATGGTAGTGGTAATGAAACTTAATACCAATGCGGAACAAATTGCAACCCTGGATAATCGCTTAAAAGCCGGCGGCTTTCAAACTCACCTGATTAAAGGAGTCAAGCGCATAGTTATCGGGGCCGTGGGGGATAGGCAGCATGAAGATTTGTCCGGACTGGAATCTATGCCCGGGGTGGAAAAGGTGCTGCGCATTATGAAGCCCTATAAACTGGTTTGCCGGGAAGTGCAGGAGGAAGATACCGTGCTTAAGGTCGGCGGTATCAATATCGGAGGAAACAAGCTAACTGTAATCGCCGGGCCATGCGCTGTGGAAAGTAAGGAGCAATTGCTGGCGGCCGCTTATGCCGTGCGCCGGTCCGGGGCCGGCGTTCTGCGGGGCGGTGCCTACAAGCCCAGAACCTCTCCGTATAGTTTCCAGGGTCTGGAAGAAGAAGGTGTGCGTTTGCTAGCGGAAGTGGGTGCTCAAACCGGGCTGGCCACGGTTACTGAAGTGGTGGATGAAGAAAGTTTGATCACAGCTGCCCGGTATGTTGATATTTTACAAATCGGGGCCAGAAATATGCAGAATTTCCGTTTGCTTCGTCTGGCCGGTCAGGCGGGGAAACCCATCCTACTTAAAAGGGGTCTTTCGGCAACGGTGGAGGAATGGCTCATGGCGGCGGAGTATATTGTATCGGCCGGTAACGGTGAAGTGATACTGTGTGAGCGTGGTATCCGCACTTTTGAAAACAGCACTCGCAATACCTTGGATCTGAGCGCGGTGGCCCTGGCTAAAAGGCTTACGCATTTGCCGGTAATTGTCGATCCCAGTCACGCCACGGGCAAACGGGAATTGGTGGGTCCGATGTCCAGGGCGGCGGTGGCGGCCGGTGCCGACGGTTTAATTATAGAAGTGCACCCGGACCCTGCGGCGGCATTGTGCGATGGCCATCAGTCCCTGGAGCCCGATGAGTTTGACAGGCTAATGACGAAGCTCCGGCCCCTGGCGGCGGCTATGGGGCGCGAGATGCGGTAA